A single region of the Phoenix dactylifera cultivar Barhee BC4 unplaced genomic scaffold, palm_55x_up_171113_PBpolish2nd_filt_p 001058F, whole genome shotgun sequence genome encodes:
- the LOC120107882 gene encoding ubiquitin carboxyl-terminal hydrolase 4-like yields MAAEDVARAVVRAESTEEIPEIEAGGRPVDKSINASPTLPRSLLRLSLSPWRDGRRPESKTVGHHCLPFLPKKPASNPRRPAVEDRSRPAAAVEGGSQRGGSSVVGGLWTGLRYLAGVAGGWREKWMVMGTAGSKLEKALGDQFPEGERYFGLENFGNTCYCNSVLQALYFCVPFREQLLEYYANNKNLGETDENLLICLADLFTQISSQKKKTGVISPKRFVQRVKKQNEYFRGYMHQDAHEFLNFLLNELVEILEKESSAAKGSPGTSSPSEKITNATCHPLANGVYKEPLVTWVHTSFQGILTNETRCLQCETVTARDETFFDLSLDIEPNSSITSCLKNFSSTETLNAEDKFFCDKCCSLQEAQKRMKIKKPPHVLVIHLKRFKYIEQLGRNKKLSYRVVFPMELKLNNTVDDADSEYSLFAVVVHVGSGTNHGHYVSLVKSHNHWLFFDDEHVEMIDESTVQTFFGSAQESAGNTDHGYILFYESLDGRS; encoded by the exons ATGGCTGCGGAGGACGTCGCACGTGCTGTGGTCCGTGCGGAGTCAACAGAAGAGATCCCCGAGATAGAAGCAGGAGGACGACCCGTCGATAAATCCATCAACGCCTCTCCAACGCTCCCTCGCTCGCTTCTTCGTCTCTCCCTCAGCCCGTGGCGCGATGGTCGGAGGCCTGAATCCAAAACCGTAGGGCACCACTGCCTCCCTTTCCTTCCCAAGAAGCCGGCTTCAAACCCTAGGAGGCCCGCGGTGGAGGACAGGAGTCgcccggcggcggcggtggaagGAGGGTCGCAGAGGGGGGGATCGTCGGTGGTGGGGGGCTTGTGGACAGGGCTGAGGTATCTCGCTGGGGTCGCTGGGGGGTGGCGGGAGAAGTGGATGGTTATGGGAACCGCGGGTTCCAAGCTCGAGAAGGCTCTTGGAGACCAGTTCCCCGAAGGGGAGCGGTACTTCGGCCTAGAGAACTTCGGCAACACTTGTTACTGTAACAGCGTTTTGCAG GCATTATATTTTTGTGTTCCATTCAGGGAGCAATTACTGGAGTATTATGCAAATAACAAGAACCTAGGAGAGACAGATGAGAACCTTTTGATATGCTTGGCAGATTTGTTCACTCAG ATAAgttcccaaaagaaaaaaactggTGTTATTTCTCCAAAGCGTTTTGTGCAGAGAGTGAAGAAACAGAACGAGTATTTCCGTGGTTACATGCACCAG GATGCACATGAGTTTTTAAATTTCTTGCTAAACGAGCTTGTTGAAATTCTTGAGAAAGAGTCTAGTGCTGCAAAAGGCTCCCCTGGAACCTCATCACCATCAGAAAAGATTACTAATGCAACATGCCACCCCCTAGCAAATGGTGTCTATAAAGAGCCACTTGTTACATGGGTCCATACGAGTTTTCAG gGTATACTGACCAATGAAACTAGATGCTTACAGTGTGAAACAGTCACTGCAAGGGATGAAACTTTTTTTGACTTAAGCCTAGACATTGAGCCGAATAGTTCTATCACTAGCTGCCTCAAAAACTTCAGTTCAACAGAGACTTTAAATGCTGAAGACAAGTTCTTCTGTGACAAGTGCTGCAG TTTGCAGGAAGCCcagaagaggatgaagatcaAGAAGCCTCCACATGTcctggtgatccatctcaagcgCTTCAAGTATATTGAGCAGCTTGGCCGAAACAAGAAACTATCATACCGGGTTGTGTTTCCCATGGAATTGAAGCTTAACAACACGGTTGATGATGCAGACTCCGAGTACTCCCTCTTTGCGGTTGTGGTCCATGTTGGAAGTGGTACGAACCATGGGCACTATGTCAGCCTCGTTAAAAGCCATAACCACTGGTTGTTCTTTGATGATGAACATGTGGAGATGATAGATGAGTCCACTGTGCAGACATTCTTTGGGTCTGCACAGGAGTCTGCAGGGAACACGGATCATGGGTACATCTTATTTTATGAAAGCCTTGATGGAAGAAGTTGA